A window of the Chloroflexus sp. Y-396-1 genome harbors these coding sequences:
- a CDS encoding family 16 glycoside hydrolase produces the protein MKRLSWSGNGQSMTEITILLGLVAAVAIAGLTLTGEGTRDALCRAASAFGSNCGDLLRDSFAHLDNWTIQHGRWQIRDGRLCIEGAGRIYHPLDRSDYIIDIHLARMTRGNGYGIFFRDSGGSAFNGYTFQYDPGYGRGAFIFRKWINGRELSVPIARVDAPAGYDWYGSDRKVRVEVRDDTFTAFIDGQPVVQARDNTFTRGGIGFRSWDATSVCFDDLNVRRP, from the coding sequence GTGAAGCGTCTCTCATGGAGTGGGAATGGTCAGTCGATGACCGAAATCACTATTTTGCTTGGATTGGTGGCAGCGGTGGCGATAGCCGGGCTGACCCTTACCGGTGAGGGAACACGTGATGCACTCTGTCGGGCCGCAAGTGCTTTTGGCAGCAACTGTGGTGATTTGTTGCGTGATAGTTTCGCTCATCTCGATAATTGGACGATCCAGCATGGACGCTGGCAAATCCGTGATGGTCGTCTTTGCATCGAGGGCGCGGGCCGTATCTACCATCCCCTCGATCGGAGCGATTACATTATCGATATACATTTGGCTCGCATGACCCGGGGGAATGGTTATGGTATCTTCTTCCGCGATTCAGGTGGGTCAGCATTCAACGGCTATACGTTTCAATACGACCCAGGTTACGGGCGAGGTGCGTTCATTTTTCGTAAATGGATCAATGGCAGAGAGCTGTCGGTACCGATTGCCCGCGTTGACGCACCGGCCGGTTATGACTGGTATGGTAGCGACCGAAAGGTGCGCGTGGAGGTACGCGATGATACATTCACGGCCTTCATTGATGGTCAGCCGGTCGTGCAGGCCCGTGATAACACATTCACTCGGGGCGGTATTGGGTTTCGTAGTTGGGATGCAACGAGTGTCTGTTTCGATGATCTCAACGTGCGCAGACCGTAA
- a CDS encoding molybdopterin-dependent oxidoreductase — translation MTTTLIRGCCPHDCPDTCATIIEVRDGRAVAFYANPEHQITQGWLCAKVRPYLERVYSPDRLLYPLRRTGTKGSGSWKRIDWDEAIATITERWKAIIAEYGAAAILPYSYSGTLGLLQTTIVDARLWNRMGASALDRAICCAAAHAAVYATLGARYSPDYDDLLHSRLIILWGHNPASSGPHAMPFIRQAQRTGAYVVVIDPRRTATARSADLHLQINPATDGALALGMMHVIFAEHLHDEPWLEAHTVGWRELRARAAEYDPERVATITGLPAQTIIELARRYATTKPAIIKTADGIQRHQNGGQTFRALLCLPAIVGQYGVRGGGLAYSTGSYAAWDREAIGHASECPPPPRSINMNRLGAALTGEVTDPPIMSLFVYCANPLASSPNARLIEQGLRREDLFTVVHELFMTDTARYADIVLPATSQLEHLDLHRAYGHRYLTLNQPAIAPLGEAKSNWEVSRLLARAMGYTEPWLHESAEEAIRGVLDASRAHNLFLADITFERLQREGTVRLTLSPEDEVPFANGHFPTPSGKVELWSATLAAQGLDPLPHYEPPTEYVAHPLADGWLTLISAAPHHFVSSSMANQPSLRRKEGEPHIEINPVDAAARNIRDGDTVIVSNERGQCCLRAVISTNVPVGVVAAAKGHWASLSPDGRNVNWTTPDALADLGGQSTFHSNRVQIRAAKP, via the coding sequence TGTTGCCCACACGATTGCCCCGACACCTGTGCCACCATCATCGAAGTACGCGATGGACGTGCGGTTGCGTTTTATGCCAACCCCGAACATCAGATTACGCAAGGATGGCTCTGCGCGAAAGTACGGCCATACCTCGAACGAGTGTATAGTCCAGACCGTTTGCTGTACCCGCTTCGCCGTACCGGCACTAAAGGTAGTGGCTCCTGGAAACGGATCGACTGGGACGAGGCAATCGCGACAATTACCGAACGATGGAAGGCCATCATCGCCGAATATGGAGCTGCGGCCATTCTCCCCTATTCGTACAGTGGTACACTGGGGTTACTGCAAACCACGATTGTTGATGCGCGACTTTGGAATCGGATGGGAGCCAGTGCTCTTGATCGCGCTATCTGCTGTGCTGCAGCGCATGCCGCCGTTTACGCTACGCTCGGTGCACGGTACAGCCCTGACTACGATGATCTTTTGCATAGCCGACTGATCATTCTTTGGGGACACAACCCGGCCAGCTCCGGCCCACATGCGATGCCGTTTATCCGCCAGGCGCAACGCACCGGGGCTTATGTGGTTGTGATCGATCCACGACGAACTGCTACTGCCCGCTCGGCCGATTTGCACCTACAGATCAATCCGGCGACGGATGGCGCGTTAGCTCTTGGGATGATGCACGTTATTTTTGCCGAGCATTTGCACGATGAACCATGGCTTGAAGCACACACGGTAGGTTGGCGTGAACTACGAGCACGGGCGGCTGAGTATGATCCCGAACGAGTCGCAACCATTACTGGCTTGCCAGCGCAAACCATCATCGAGCTGGCTCGTCGCTACGCAACCACAAAACCGGCAATCATCAAAACGGCTGATGGTATTCAGCGCCATCAGAATGGTGGTCAAACCTTCCGTGCGCTGCTCTGTTTGCCGGCCATTGTCGGTCAATACGGTGTTCGTGGTGGCGGTCTGGCCTATTCGACAGGCAGTTATGCCGCATGGGATCGTGAAGCCATCGGGCATGCCTCAGAATGTCCACCTCCACCCCGTTCCATCAATATGAACCGTCTTGGTGCCGCGCTCACAGGCGAAGTGACCGATCCGCCGATCATGTCGCTCTTCGTGTACTGTGCGAACCCACTGGCTTCCTCGCCCAATGCACGTCTGATCGAACAGGGCTTGCGCAGAGAAGACCTGTTCACCGTCGTGCATGAACTCTTTATGACCGATACCGCTCGTTATGCCGATATTGTCTTGCCTGCAACCAGCCAGCTCGAACATCTCGACCTGCATCGCGCCTATGGACATCGCTACCTGACCCTCAATCAACCGGCAATTGCACCCTTGGGCGAAGCAAAGAGTAATTGGGAGGTAAGCCGCTTGCTGGCGCGAGCGATGGGCTATACCGAACCGTGGTTGCACGAGAGCGCGGAAGAAGCAATTCGTGGAGTATTGGATGCTTCACGGGCACATAATCTATTTCTGGCCGACATTACCTTTGAACGTCTGCAACGCGAGGGAACGGTACGCCTGACCCTGTCGCCGGAGGATGAAGTTCCCTTTGCCAACGGCCACTTCCCAACACCATCGGGCAAAGTGGAGCTGTGGAGTGCCACGTTGGCAGCTCAGGGTCTCGATCCACTACCACACTACGAGCCACCGACCGAATATGTGGCCCATCCACTCGCAGACGGGTGGCTGACCCTGATTTCTGCTGCGCCACATCATTTTGTATCATCGAGTATGGCGAACCAACCGAGTCTCCGTCGCAAAGAAGGAGAGCCACACATTGAGATCAACCCCGTCGATGCCGCTGCCCGTAATATTCGCGATGGCGATACGGTGATTGTGAGCAACGAACGCGGACAATGCTGCCTGCGTGCGGTTATCAGCACCAACGTACCGGTGGGCGTGGTCGCTGCCGCAAAAGGTCACTGGGCAAGCCTTTCACCTGACGGTCGAAACGTCAACTGGACAACTCCCGACGCACTGGCCGATTTGGGTGGTCAGAGCACATTTCATAGCAACCGAGTGCAGATTAGGGCGGCAAAGCCTTGA
- a CDS encoding triacylglycerol lipase, with the protein MSRLPVIFIPGFTGSFNLPVLLDWRGPTLNGWSFPPFVDYGKTLLQTFTQAGYRRNRDLFVAFYDWRKPVEESARNYLVPWIDRAKKAAGADKVILIGHSMGGLVARSYIQSSAYRNDVDCLITLGTPHRGSAEAYTAWAGAEPHADETLRTVFAVYLWYLRHIHSIQTELDPVKTIHTQVPGVRDLLPIDDYLMTGNPPHLKPVTSMVNRNLWGEMVNRPESVAMLTQRVSVTTITGVGFNTLSTILVGPPPTDHPLRYADGVPLTRQYDSHGDGTVLQRMAVVPQANNLPSIPVSHGALPDSPQALALVFREVGVAPPVLGAIPEAAPPSPTPRLVIMTASPIAVEVEVPAGAPLAPTGVLGAGVARTTRRRRRIKGRNYGHAGKALNLVVIDYPTVGDYRLVLHGTDSGHFAVGAMLVGVGEPAILGGEGAMATAAPTITTIEGEIVRAADLFYTCTLSTVDAPQLSFDAQGTMSAAVEQLSAAMSERGGVLGAVPVDDDRLRNVLSGDPTAIATLMTLPPLARRQAIDQLIDLCQTMVGDEYERAMAVITMLMQVRDAIAGV; encoded by the coding sequence ATGTCTCGTTTACCCGTGATCTTCATTCCCGGCTTCACCGGTTCGTTCAATCTTCCAGTCTTGCTCGATTGGCGCGGTCCAACATTGAATGGATGGAGTTTTCCCCCATTTGTCGATTACGGTAAAACACTGTTGCAAACGTTCACTCAAGCCGGCTACCGTCGCAATCGCGATCTCTTTGTCGCGTTTTACGACTGGCGGAAGCCGGTCGAGGAAAGTGCCCGTAACTACCTTGTTCCCTGGATCGACCGAGCGAAGAAGGCTGCCGGGGCCGATAAGGTGATCCTCATTGGTCACAGTATGGGTGGCCTGGTTGCACGCAGCTATATTCAGTCGTCTGCGTATCGCAATGATGTTGATTGCTTGATAACACTTGGCACCCCGCATCGTGGTTCAGCGGAAGCCTATACTGCCTGGGCCGGTGCGGAACCGCACGCTGATGAGACGCTACGTACAGTCTTCGCCGTCTATTTGTGGTATTTGCGTCATATTCACTCAATTCAGACTGAGCTTGATCCGGTTAAGACAATTCATACTCAGGTACCTGGAGTACGTGATCTGCTACCGATTGATGATTATCTAATGACCGGAAATCCTCCACATTTAAAACCGGTAACTAGTATGGTAAACCGGAATCTATGGGGTGAGATGGTTAATCGGCCCGAGTCAGTTGCGATGTTGACCCAACGAGTATCGGTGACAACGATTACCGGCGTCGGTTTTAATACGCTGAGCACTATCCTCGTTGGGCCACCACCAACCGATCATCCACTCCGTTATGCGGATGGTGTACCGCTCACGCGCCAGTATGATAGCCACGGTGACGGGACTGTTCTACAGCGAATGGCGGTTGTACCACAGGCAAACAATTTACCATCAATTCCGGTGAGTCACGGTGCGCTGCCCGATAGTCCGCAGGCGCTGGCGTTAGTATTTAGAGAGGTTGGCGTAGCTCCGCCGGTGTTGGGCGCTATACCAGAAGCTGCGCCTCCGTCGCCTACGCCACGCCTGGTGATTATGACGGCATCACCAATTGCGGTGGAAGTTGAAGTTCCGGCCGGCGCGCCGCTAGCACCGACTGGAGTATTGGGAGCTGGCGTGGCACGCACTACACGACGCCGAAGACGAATAAAGGGACGGAATTATGGGCATGCAGGGAAGGCCCTTAATCTCGTTGTGATCGATTATCCGACCGTCGGTGATTATCGACTGGTTTTGCACGGTACCGATTCGGGCCATTTTGCAGTTGGGGCGATGCTGGTTGGTGTTGGTGAACCGGCAATTCTGGGGGGTGAGGGAGCAATGGCAACGGCTGCGCCAACGATCACAACGATTGAGGGTGAAATTGTGCGCGCTGCCGATCTTTTCTACACCTGTACGTTGAGTACTGTCGATGCGCCTCAGCTCAGCTTTGATGCGCAGGGTACGATGAGTGCTGCGGTAGAGCAACTCAGTGCTGCGATGAGTGAACGCGGCGGCGTATTAGGAGCAGTGCCGGTTGATGATGATCGGTTACGCAATGTGTTGAGCGGTGATCCAACTGCTATCGCGACTTTGATGACATTGCCACCGCTTGCACGTCGCCAAGCAATTGATCAACTCATCGATCTATGTCAAACGATGGTTGGCGATGAATACGAACGGGCGATGGCCGTCATCACGATGCTTATGCAGGTACGAGATGCGATTGCCGGTGTATGA